In one window of Erythrolamprus reginae isolate rEryReg1 chromosome 1, rEryReg1.hap1, whole genome shotgun sequence DNA:
- the LOC139157265 gene encoding monocarboxylate transporter 10-like isoform X2 has protein sequence MPTLKEIRAMVTKRKLRRTCTLAEIKADVSFLYPPPNGGWGWVVVFAAATHCLLVSGFHSAFGVYMLPLLETFKSSNSQIAWIGSISYAFIMIFGPVSGKLLVKYGAIKVAIIGNLVTMGGLVWSSYSKNLSMLFFTHGIIVGVGSSLAYTPGLIMVSLYFTTRRSFATGLVMAGGAAGTFVQNKLQYYLIQKLGWRKSLRVYSVILSICIFAGFAYKPLQKHRAHPSVVEKFKTSPLRGFIVDLGLWKDRIFEVWVSSLGLAKFGFYIPFVHMMKLAADLNIPLEKASYIMVGLGVSSMFSCLMFGKICDLENIDRLYVNQASILSVGICSLLGFFDAGNYVLLPVLTFDLMGAEKMPIAWGFMMAVNAISCFGPPFAGAMYDIYGSYTIGFIVTGICNIAAAGILALIPWLQREAVQSTKNYINASVCIITNTIVPWQSPSPSLGSITSSFTKSMVSPQQSVSGHSKGFSMKSFKSILKSDTTSGKNVTTEHRTSASTVEYMKGLQEQEDSTAENLITSESLPSQASVSMTQDLRIPCRKEDGVVLSEYEGEEEEAEIIAGVRPSQELTVPERLMRRERSDSRQSDRFPHRVAFLDEYEEEEEEEEEAEITTGVRPAQELTVPEWLMRRERSDSRQSDRFPHRKEYGVAFLDDFISDEEEHLRDMPSASHKKEDGTMLLEDIDDPNVYQEQLKSTATLSPMEDVTKSEMASEENETPTSLKDSEHTSPQKEQ, from the exons ATGCCTACCTTGAAAGAAATCCGTGCTATGGTTACTAAGCGGAAATTAAGAAGAACATGTACTTTGGCTGAGATCAAGGCAGATGTCTCTTTTTTATACCCCCCTCCTAATGGGGGTTGGGGCTGGGTTGTAGTCTTTGCTGCTGCTACTCACTGCTTGCTTGTCAGTGGATTTCATAGCGCCTTTGGTGTATACATGTTGCCCCTTCTTGAGACTTTTAAATCAAGTAACTCGCAGATAG CTTGGATTGGATCTATCAGCTATGCTTTCATTATGATTTTTGGTCCTGTTTCTGGAAAACTTCTGGTGAAGTATGGAGCTATAAAAGTGGCGATCATTGGAAATCTAGTGACCATGGGTGGTCTAGTGTGGTCCTCGTATAGTAAAAATTTATCAATGCTGTTTTTCACTCATGGAATCATTGTTGGTGTGGGATCAAGTCTGGCCTACACTCCAG GCCTGATAATGGTTAGCCTTTACTTTACTACAAGGCGTTCATTTGCCACTGGATTAGTGATGGCTGGAGGGGCTGCAGGAACTTTCGTACAGAATAAACTTCAGTATTATCTAATTCAGAAACTTGGATGGAGAAAGAGTTTGCGTGTGTATAGTGTAATTCTATCCATATGTATTTTTGCTGGATTTGCATACAAGCCTCTTCAAAAAC ATAGAGCTCATCCAAGTGTTGTTGAAAAATTTAAAACATCGCCATTAAGAGGTTTTATAGTTGATTTAGGTTTATGGAAAGATCGTATTTTTGAAGTATGGGTCAGTTCTCTTGGATTAGCAAAATTTGGATTCTACATACCTTTTGTGCATATG atgaaACTTGCAGCTGATTTGAATATTCCTTTGGAAAAAGCATCCTACATTATGGTAGGACTTGGAGTAAGCAGCATGTTTAGTTGTCTTATGTTTGGAAAAATTTGTGATCTTGAAAATATTGACCGACTTTATGTTAATCAGGCATCCATATTATCTGTTG GCATTTGCTCCCTTTTGGGATTTTTTGATGCAGGAAACTATGTTCTCCTACCTGTTCTTACATTTGATTTGATGGGAGCAGAGAAAATGCCTATTGCATGGGGATTTATGATGGCTGTCAATGCAATTAGCTGCTTTGGCCCACCCTTTGCAG GTGCAATGTATGACATATATGGCAGTTATACCATTGGCTTTATAGTAACCGGGATTTGCAATATTGCAGCAGCTGGCATACTCGCTTTAATACCCTGGCTGCAAAGAGAAGCAGTCCAGTCAACAAAAAACTACATTAATGCTTCTGTATGTATAATAACCAATACCATAGTGCCTTGGCAATCTCCAAGTCCTTCATTAGGG AGTATTACTTCCTCGTTCACAAAATCTATGGTATCTCCTCAGCAAAGTGTATCAGGCCATTCAAAAGGATTCAGCATGAAGTCCTTTAAGAGCATACTAAAGTCAGATACAACATCTGGTAAGAATGTGACAACAGAACATAGAACTTCTGCGAGTACTGTGGAATATATGAAGGGTCTCCAGGAGCAAGAGGACAGTACAGCTGAGAACTTAATTACTTCAGAATCTCTTCCAAGTCAAGCTTCAGTCTCGATGACCCAGGACCTACGCATACCTTGTAGAAAAGAAGATGGTGTTGTTTTGAGTGAGtatgagggagaagaagaagaagctgagaTTATAGCTGGAGTAAGGCCTTCACAAGAGCTAACTGTGCCAGAACGGTTAATGAGAAGGGAAAGGTCAGACTCCAGACAGTCGGATCGTTTTCCTCACAGAGTGGCTTTCTTAGATGAgtatgaggaagaggaagaggaagaagaagaagctgaaaTTACAACTGGGGTAAGGCCTGCACAAGAGCTAACTGTGCCAGAATGGTTGATGAGAAGGGAAAGGTCAGACTCCAGGCAGTCGGATCGTTTTCCTCACAGAAAAGAATATGGAGTGGCTTTCTTAGATGACTTTATTAGTGATGAGGAAGAGCATTTGAGAGATATGCCTTCTGCCTCTCACAAAAAAGAAGATGGGACGATGCTCTTGGAGGATATTGATGACCCTAATGTTTATCAAGAACAGCTTAAGAGCACAGCTACATTGAGTCCAATGGAAGATGTAACCAAATCTGAAATGGCGTCTGAAGAAAATGAAACGCCTACATCGTTGAAAGACTCTGAACACACTTCCCCACAGAAAGAGCAATAA
- the LOC139157265 gene encoding monocarboxylate transporter 10-like isoform X1, whose product MPTLKEIRAMVTKRKLRRTCTLAEIKADVSFLYPPPNGGWGWVVVFAAATHCLLVSGFHSAFGVYMLPLLETFKSSNSQIAWIGSISYAFIMIFGPVSGKLLVKYGAIKVAIIGNLVTMGGLVWSSYSKNLSMLFFTHGIIVGVGSSLAYTPGLIMVSLYFTTRRSFATGLVMAGGAAGTFVQNKLQYYLIQKLGWRKSLRVYSVILSICIFAGFAYKPLQKHRAHPSVVEKFKTSPLRGFIVDLGLWKDRIFEVWVSSLGLAKFGFYIPFVHMMKLAADLNIPLEKASYIMVGLGVSSMFSCLMFGKICDLENIDRLYVNQASILSVGVVYFLIPHCTSFGALLGICSLLGFFDAGNYVLLPVLTFDLMGAEKMPIAWGFMMAVNAISCFGPPFAGAMYDIYGSYTIGFIVTGICNIAAAGILALIPWLQREAVQSTKNYINASVCIITNTIVPWQSPSPSLGSITSSFTKSMVSPQQSVSGHSKGFSMKSFKSILKSDTTSGKNVTTEHRTSASTVEYMKGLQEQEDSTAENLITSESLPSQASVSMTQDLRIPCRKEDGVVLSEYEGEEEEAEIIAGVRPSQELTVPERLMRRERSDSRQSDRFPHRVAFLDEYEEEEEEEEEAEITTGVRPAQELTVPEWLMRRERSDSRQSDRFPHRKEYGVAFLDDFISDEEEHLRDMPSASHKKEDGTMLLEDIDDPNVYQEQLKSTATLSPMEDVTKSEMASEENETPTSLKDSEHTSPQKEQ is encoded by the exons ATGCCTACCTTGAAAGAAATCCGTGCTATGGTTACTAAGCGGAAATTAAGAAGAACATGTACTTTGGCTGAGATCAAGGCAGATGTCTCTTTTTTATACCCCCCTCCTAATGGGGGTTGGGGCTGGGTTGTAGTCTTTGCTGCTGCTACTCACTGCTTGCTTGTCAGTGGATTTCATAGCGCCTTTGGTGTATACATGTTGCCCCTTCTTGAGACTTTTAAATCAAGTAACTCGCAGATAG CTTGGATTGGATCTATCAGCTATGCTTTCATTATGATTTTTGGTCCTGTTTCTGGAAAACTTCTGGTGAAGTATGGAGCTATAAAAGTGGCGATCATTGGAAATCTAGTGACCATGGGTGGTCTAGTGTGGTCCTCGTATAGTAAAAATTTATCAATGCTGTTTTTCACTCATGGAATCATTGTTGGTGTGGGATCAAGTCTGGCCTACACTCCAG GCCTGATAATGGTTAGCCTTTACTTTACTACAAGGCGTTCATTTGCCACTGGATTAGTGATGGCTGGAGGGGCTGCAGGAACTTTCGTACAGAATAAACTTCAGTATTATCTAATTCAGAAACTTGGATGGAGAAAGAGTTTGCGTGTGTATAGTGTAATTCTATCCATATGTATTTTTGCTGGATTTGCATACAAGCCTCTTCAAAAAC ATAGAGCTCATCCAAGTGTTGTTGAAAAATTTAAAACATCGCCATTAAGAGGTTTTATAGTTGATTTAGGTTTATGGAAAGATCGTATTTTTGAAGTATGGGTCAGTTCTCTTGGATTAGCAAAATTTGGATTCTACATACCTTTTGTGCATATG atgaaACTTGCAGCTGATTTGAATATTCCTTTGGAAAAAGCATCCTACATTATGGTAGGACTTGGAGTAAGCAGCATGTTTAGTTGTCTTATGTTTGGAAAAATTTGTGATCTTGAAAATATTGACCGACTTTATGTTAATCAGGCATCCATATTATCTGTTG GTGTGGTCTACTTTCTTATTCCTCATTGCACGTCTTTTGGTGCTCTTCTAGGCATTTGCTCCCTTTTGGGATTTTTTGATGCAGGAAACTATGTTCTCCTACCTGTTCTTACATTTGATTTGATGGGAGCAGAGAAAATGCCTATTGCATGGGGATTTATGATGGCTGTCAATGCAATTAGCTGCTTTGGCCCACCCTTTGCAG GTGCAATGTATGACATATATGGCAGTTATACCATTGGCTTTATAGTAACCGGGATTTGCAATATTGCAGCAGCTGGCATACTCGCTTTAATACCCTGGCTGCAAAGAGAAGCAGTCCAGTCAACAAAAAACTACATTAATGCTTCTGTATGTATAATAACCAATACCATAGTGCCTTGGCAATCTCCAAGTCCTTCATTAGGG AGTATTACTTCCTCGTTCACAAAATCTATGGTATCTCCTCAGCAAAGTGTATCAGGCCATTCAAAAGGATTCAGCATGAAGTCCTTTAAGAGCATACTAAAGTCAGATACAACATCTGGTAAGAATGTGACAACAGAACATAGAACTTCTGCGAGTACTGTGGAATATATGAAGGGTCTCCAGGAGCAAGAGGACAGTACAGCTGAGAACTTAATTACTTCAGAATCTCTTCCAAGTCAAGCTTCAGTCTCGATGACCCAGGACCTACGCATACCTTGTAGAAAAGAAGATGGTGTTGTTTTGAGTGAGtatgagggagaagaagaagaagctgagaTTATAGCTGGAGTAAGGCCTTCACAAGAGCTAACTGTGCCAGAACGGTTAATGAGAAGGGAAAGGTCAGACTCCAGACAGTCGGATCGTTTTCCTCACAGAGTGGCTTTCTTAGATGAgtatgaggaagaggaagaggaagaagaagaagctgaaaTTACAACTGGGGTAAGGCCTGCACAAGAGCTAACTGTGCCAGAATGGTTGATGAGAAGGGAAAGGTCAGACTCCAGGCAGTCGGATCGTTTTCCTCACAGAAAAGAATATGGAGTGGCTTTCTTAGATGACTTTATTAGTGATGAGGAAGAGCATTTGAGAGATATGCCTTCTGCCTCTCACAAAAAAGAAGATGGGACGATGCTCTTGGAGGATATTGATGACCCTAATGTTTATCAAGAACAGCTTAAGAGCACAGCTACATTGAGTCCAATGGAAGATGTAACCAAATCTGAAATGGCGTCTGAAGAAAATGAAACGCCTACATCGTTGAAAGACTCTGAACACACTTCCCCACAGAAAGAGCAATAA